CGGCGCGAGGACGGGGTCTTTGGTCCCCATCCGCGTCGGTTCCTCGCCGACGAACGCCTTGCCCGCCTGTTTGGTCAGCCACGGGAGCGCGGCGTCGTGCATCCCGAGTTCGATTCGGTCGCCCTCGCCGGTGCGCTCGCGGCGGAAGAGCGCGCCGACGACGCCAAAGGCCGCCCACATGGCGGTGATGAGGTCGGTCTGTGGCAGGCCAACCTTCACCGGGTCGCCGTCCTCCGGGCCGGTGACGCTCATGATGCCGCTGGTCCCCTGCACCAGCAGGTCGTAGCCCGGGCGACTGCTCCACGGCCCCGTCTCGCCGAACGCGGAGATGGAGCAGTAGATGAGGTCGTCGTTCACGTCCCGCAGGTCGTCGTAGCCGACGCCGAGTCGCTCGGCGGTTCCGGGCCGGAAGTTCTCGATGACCACGTCCGCCTCGGCGACGAGGTCGTACAGGGCCTCCAGCCCCGACTCGGTCTTGAGGTTGAACTCGACGCTCAACTTGTCGTAGTTTATCGTCCAGAAGTAGGGGGATTCGCCGTTTTCGTCGGCTGTCTTCCCCGGCCCGTCGTAGTCGGCGTCGGGTTCGACGAAGGGCGGGCCGGAGTGTCGGTTGTCGTCGCCCGCCTCGGGGCGTTCCACCTTGATGACTTCCGCACCCTGGTTGGCGAGCATCAGCGTCGCGAATCCGCCGGTGACGAACGTCGTCAGGTCGACGACGGTGATGTCGTCGAGAACGCGCGTGTCCATACGCCCACCCTCGACCGAATCGGGTAAAATCCTTCCGAGAACGGGGGTCGGTCAGTCGTCGTCACGCGGGTCGTCTGCGCCGCCGTCCGTCGCCGCACCTTCCGGGCACGCATACGTGTGCCGGAGGTGGTCGATGATGGCGTCGACCGTCTCGGGGTCGTACGTCCAGAAGCCGTAGAACGACCCCTCGGCACGTTCCTCCGCGAGGAGCGCACACTTCGCGGTGTCGACGCCGCCGCCGTCGTACGCGACGAACCACGTGTCTCGTATCTCCGTCGCGGTCGATTTGTGGAGCGTCGGCCTCGTCGGGAGGTCGACGCCCTCGCTCCCCTCCGGGTGGGCGTAGACGTGGACCGAGAGCGTGCCGTGCCGAGCGATGTCGTCGTACGCCTCGGCCTGCGAGGCGAACCGGCCGCAGGTCTGGAAGCCGGCGTGGAGTTCACCCGCGGCCCCGCGCCACGCCCGGTCCTCGATTTCCTTCGACGCCGCCACCATCCGCTGGGTGTCGTAGGAGGTGAACATCGTCTCGTCGAGCTCGTCGAGGACCACGTCGTACGTCTCGCGGGTGAACCCCGGTTCGACGCCTGGTCGCTCGGCGAGCACGTCGCTCACGTCGAGCGCGGCCAGAAACTCGTCGCCGCGGCTCAACACTGCGTAGTTCCGCGGCCCGGCCTCGGACGCGGCGCGCTCGATGGTGATGTTGCGGTCGGCGAAGTGTTCGCGAAGCGCCGCTGGCACGCCCGCGTCGGGGTTGAAGACCGTCAGCGTCTTCTCCTCGTCGTCGACGTCCGCGATGAGTTCGAACAGCCCCATTCGACGGATACACGGGTGGCGACTATTTGTGCTTTTATGCCGTGACGGTCGTTTCCGCGACGCGCCCCTTTTGTGCACCGACGGCGTAGGGGCGGGCAATCGATGTCGGTCACGACGCTTCACCGGCCCGCCCATCGGGACGCGCTCACCCACCTCGACGACGCCTTCCAGCGCGGTGACCTCGTCACCGTCTTCGGTCGGTGCACCGTCGAGTACGACGGGCGCGCGTCGAGCAGCCTCGGCCCCGGTGACCGGCTCCTCCTCCTCAAACCCGACGGCTCGGCGCTCGTCCACACCGACGAGGGGCGGACCCCCGTCAACTGGCAACCGCCCGGCTGTGACCACTTCGCCAGCGTCCGCGACGGCCGCCTGCGCGTCCGGAGCGTCCGTCGGTCGCCGGAGGAACTCCTCGACGTGCGCTTCGAACGCGTCCACCACCTCGCCGCCTACGACGTGACCGACCCCGACGAACTCGATTTGCAGGGGAGCGAGGCCGACCTGAAAGAGCACATCCTCGCCACTCCGAGTCGCATCGAACCCGGATTCGAACCGCTCGCCACCGAACGCGAGACGGACGCCGGGCCGATGGACATCTTCGGCGAGGACGACGCCGGCCGGCCGGTCGTCGTCGAGTTGAAGCGGCGGCGCGTCGGGCCGGACGCCGTCGGCCAGCTCCGGCGGTACGTCGACGCTCTCGAACGCGAGTTCGGATCGGGACGCGAGATTCGGGGCGTCCTCGTCGCGCCCTCCGTCACCGACCGCGCCAAGTCGTTGCTCGACGAGGAGGGTCTGGAGTTCGTCGCGCTTGACCCCACGACGGGCCGGCCGCCGGCCGACGCGACGGACGCTGGCTAGTCCCCCCGTCCTGCGCTATCCGTTCGTTTAATGTACGTGGTACGGGCACACATGACTACATGACTCTCCATCACCGGACCGTCCGTCAGGACGTCCGCGAACTCGGCACCCTTCTCGGTGACGTACTGGAGGCGCAATCCTCCACGGAGGCCTTCGAGGCCGTCGAGGACCTCCGCACGGCAGCCATCGACTACCGCGACGGCTCGCTCCCGTCGCGCGAACCACTTCGCGAGACGCTCGACTCGCTCGACCCCGAACTCGAAGGCGCGACGGCGCGTGCGTTCACGGCCTACTTCGAACTCATCAACCTCGCGGAGGAGCGCGAACGCGTCCGCGCCATCCGCCGTGACGAACAGGAGGGCCGCATCGAGGACAGTCAGACCGAGACGGTCGCCTCGCTGGTCGAACGCGACGCGGACGCCGAGACGGTCCAGCGCGTCCTCGACGACGTGCTCATCCAGCCGACGTTCACCGCGCACCCGACGGAGGCCAACCGCAAGACCATCAAGGCCAAACTCCGGACCATCACCACGCTCCTCGAATCGCTCGACGAACGGCGGTTGACCGACTCCGAGCGCCGGAAGTCGTGGGACCAGTTGGAGGCCGAGGTGACGAGTCTCTGGCAGACGCCCCACGTCCGTGACCGCGCTCCCGAACCCCAGGACGAGGCGCGCAACGTCCAGTGGTATCTGGAGAACACCCTCTTCGACGTGGTGGGTGAGGTGTACGCCGACTTGGAGGAGACGCTCTCGGAGGCCTACCCCGAGGTGGACGTGCCCAAACTCTTCGAGTTCCGCTCGTGGGCGGGCAGCGACCGCGACGGCAACCCGGCGGTCACCGTCGACGTGACGACCGAGACGCTCGACCGCCAGCGGTCGGTCGTCCTCGACCGCTACCGCGCCGAACTGAAGCGGCTCTCGGGCATCCTGAGCCAGGACGCAGCGTGGATTACGCCCGGCGAGCGGTTCGAGTCGTCCCTGCTCGCCGACCGCGAGCGCTTCCCGGAAGTCTCCAGCGAGGCCCAGGAGCGTTACCCCCACGAGTTCTACCGACAGAAGCTGAAACTGATGCGCGAGCGACTGGAACGGGTCGACGACGTTCGCCCCGGCGGCTACGACGACCCCGACGAACTGGTCGACGACCTCGAAGCCATCGACGAGAGCCTCCGCCTCAACGACGCCGAATCCATCGCCGACGCCTACGTCCACCCCCTCGTGCGGAAGGTGGAGACGTTCGGCTTCTCGCTCGCCAGCCTCGACCTGCGCGACCACCAGAAAAACCACACCGAAGCAGTCGACGAGTTGCTGTCGGCACAGGGCATCGACTACCGCGACCGAGACGAGGACGAACGCGTCGAGGTACTCACGGAGGCCATCATGCAAGATGCCGACGTGGTCGACATCGCCAGCCCGGGCGACGTGAGCGACACGACGGCGCGGGTCTGTGAGCGCTTCGAGGCGCTCCGGCGCTGGCAGCGCGAATACGGCACCGACGCCATCGACACCTACTGCATCAGCATGACCGAGGAGCCGAGCCACGTGCTCGAAGTCCTCTTCCTCGCCGATCAGGCGGGCGTCGTTTCTCTCCCCGAGCACAGCGGGCTCGACGTGGTGCCATTGCTGGAGACCGAACGCGCCCTCGACGGTGCTCGACGCATCATGGGGACGCTGTTCGAGAACGACGCGTACGCGGCGGCGCTCGACTGCCGCGACAACACCCAGGAGATCATGCTGGGCTACTCCGACTCCAACAAGGAGAACGGCTTCCTCGCCGCGAACTGGAGTCTCTACCGGAACCAGCGTCGTCTCGCCCGTATCACCGACGAGTTCGACGTGCAGATGCGCCTGTTCCACGGCCGCGGTGGCTCCATCTCGCGGGGCGGCGGCCCGATGCACGAGGCGATGCTCGCGCTCCCCATCGAGACGGTCAACGGACAGATCAAGTTCACCGAACAGGGCGAGGCCATCGCGGAGAAGTACGGCAACCCACGCATCGCCGAACGCAACCTCGAACGGATGCTGGACGCGCAGACTCGCGCGCGCTACCAGTCGATGGAGGGGCCGATCAAGGAGACGCCCGACGCGTGGACCGAGGCCATGGAGACGATGTCGGCGGCGGCACGGACGGCGTATCAGGACCTCCTCGAAACGGAGGGATTCATCCCCTACTTCGAGACGGCGACGCCGATTACGGTCATCGAGGACCTCAACCTCGGCTCGCGTCCCGCCTCGCGGTCCGGCGAGCGCACCGTCGAGGACCTCCGCGCCATCCCGTGGGTGTTCTCGTGGACGCAGTCCCGGTGTATCATCCCCGGGTGGTACGGCGTGGCGACGGGCATCGACGCCTACCTCGACGACGGTGGGTCGATGGACACCCTCCAGCGGATGTACGAGCGGTGGCCCTTCTTCCGGACGACCCTCGACAACGCCGCGCAGGCGATGACGCGGACGGACATGGAAATCGCCGCGGAGTACGCGTCGCTCGCGCCGGAGGACCTCCGCGAGCGGTTCTTCCCACGTATCCGCGATGAACACGCTCGCGCCGTCGACCTCGTCCTCGACATCACGGAGCGTGAGGACCCCCTCCAGCGTCAGTGGCTCCGCGAGAGCCTTGAGCGGCGGAATCCGTACGTCGACCCGCTGAACCTCCTCCAGATACGGCTGCTGGACCGCGACGGGCGGTCGCCCTCCGAGGAGCGGACGCTCCGCCTGACGGTCAAGGGCATCGCAGCGGGGATGAAGAGCACCGGGTGATTCGCCGACGCGAACGCAACGGCGTCGGTGGGCGTACGGGCGCTACAGCCGCCGTACGGCATCGAAGGCTTTATTCACCGCCTCGGCTTCGATTCTGACAAGTAACCATGTCCGACAAGCCTGCCTCCATGTACCGGGAGATCGACAAGCCCTCGTACACGCGACGAGAGTACATCACGGGCGTTCCCGGTTCCAAGATTGCACAGCACAACATGGGCGACCTCCAGGCCGACCCCGAGGACTACGAGGTTCACATCAGCCTCGAAGTCGAGGAGGAGTGTCAGCTTCGCCACGGCGCGCTCGAGGCCTCGCGCCTCTCCGCCAACCGTCGGCTCCTGAAGGAGCTGGGCGAAGGGAACTACAAGATGGTGCTCCGGAAGTTCCCCCACCAGGTCATCCGAGAGAACAAGCAGGCGACGGGCGCGGGTGCGGACCGTGTCTCCGACGGGATGCGACAGGCGTTCGGCAAGCCGGTCGGCACCGCCGCCCGCATTCAGACCAACGAGACGGTCTTCACCTGCTACTGCGACCCCGAGGACGCCCCGGTCGTCAAGGACGCCTTCCGTCGCGCCTACAACAAGATCTCGCCGCCGTGCCGCATCGTCGTCGAGAAAGGCGAGCAGCTGCTCGTCGCCTGAGCGCGACCCCCGACCTTTTCTTTCCGCCTTCCACAGGGAGCGTATGCTCCGGCTCGCCCTGACCACACGGGCGGAGACGTTCGACCGCCTCCAGGACCCACTCGCCGACCGCGGCATCGAGGTCGGCCATCTCCCCGCCACCGGGCGGACCATCCGTCTCGACGAGGCGCCCGCCGACGACTTCGACGTGGGCTTCGTCTACCCCTCGCAGACGCCCGCCGGCGACGCCCTGTCCGCGCTGTACGACCTCCCGTGGGTGAACGGGCGCGACGCCGTGCTTCGCTCGCGAAACAAGGGTGGGGTCGTGGCGACCCTCGGCGCCGCCGGTCTGCCTGTCCCGAAGACGACGATGGTGTCGAGCCCCGTCGACGAAGCGACGCTCGTCGACGCCGTCGCGGACTTCGACTGGCCGGTCGTCGTCAAGCCGAACTCTACGACTCGCGGGACGGGCGTGGCGAAAGCGACCGACATCGACTCGCTGCTGGGTATCGCCGACTACCTCGACCTGATTCACGACTACCGCGCCACGGGCGACAAGACCTACCTCCTACAGGAGTATCTACCCGACGCGCACGACTACCGCGTCATGGTCGTCGACGGCGAGTACGCGGGGGCCGTCGAGCGCGAACTGCCGGCAGACGCCCGCGCGGACGGGCGCTGGAAACACAACGTCCACCGCGGCGCCGAGGCGACGGGCGTCGACCTGCCCAACGAGTATCGCCGTCTCGCCGAACGGGCGGCGGCGGCGCTCGACGTATCGTATCTGGGCGTCGACCTGCTCGCGACGGAGAATCGGGTCGTCGTCGTTGAGACGAACGCGCGGCCGACCGTCGACGTCGCGACGAAGTACGTCCCGGACTTCTACGACCGACTGGCGGCGCTGATAAAAGCGACGGCGTAGTTACTCGACGTCGATGGCGGCGGAGTCGCCCACCTTGTCCACGGTGACTTCGAGGATGCCGTTGTTGAACGTGGCCGACGCGGAGTGCTCGTCGACGCGGGCGGGCAGGCGGACCCGCTCGTCGTACTCGCGGTGCGGGGAGGTGGCGCTGATGGTGAGGGTCTTCCCGTCACACTTCAGCTCGATGGCGTCTTTCTCGACGCCGGGGAGGTCGGCGACGAGCCGCACTTCCTCGTCGTCCTCGTAGATGTCGACGTGCGTCTCGGAAGCAAAGCCCGAGCCGTCGCTCATCGCGTTGGAGTTGGCGCCCGTCATTTCGTTCATCATCCGTTCGATTTCGTCGAAAATGTCGCCGAACGGGTCGTCACGGTCGTCGCCTCTCATGGCCGAACGTAAGCCGGTCCCGCTCAAAAGCTTTCTGTCCCCGGTAGGTAGTAGCACGACCCCCGTGACCGACGGTATACTATGACACGATTGTTCACTCGGAATCGGCCGTTTGAAATACTCGACCCCCCATCAGAGAGACGAGGCACATGTTCAAGACGCTCGACGAACTCGGGTCCGGGAATCGCGTCCTCGTTCGGCTCGACCTCAATTCGCCGGTCGAGGACGGCATCGTCAAGGACAACCGCCGATTCGCACGCCACGCCCGGACCGTTCGGGAACTCGTCGAGGACGGCCACCGCGTCGTCGTCATGGCCCATCAGGGCCGTCCGGGGCGGGACTCTTTCGTCTCGCTCGACCAGCACGCCGACCTCCTCGCCGAGTACGTCGAGACGCCCGTCGGGTTCGTCGACGACGTTCACGGCGACGAGGCTGTCGACGCCATCCGAGGGCTCGACGCCGGCGAGATACTGCTCCTCGAGAACGTCCGGATGAGCGACGACGAACTCCCCGAGAAACCGGCGGAGGAACACGCCGACAGCGAGTTCGTCCAGACGCTCGCCCCCGAGTTCGACTGCTACATCAACGACGCGTACTCGGCGGCCCACCGCTCGCACGCTTCCCTCGTCGGCTTTCCGCTCGTCCTCCCCGCCTACGCCGGGCGCGTCATGGAGGCCGAATACGAGGCCAACACGAGCATCGCCAGCCGGGAGTTCGACGGGCAGGTGACGATGGTGCTCGGCGGCGCGAAAGCCACCGACGTCATCGACGTGATGAGCGCGCTCGACGAGGCCATCGACCACTACCTCCTCGGCGGCATCGTGGGCGAACTCTTCCTGCGGGCCGCGGGCTACGACGTGGGCTACGACGTGGGCGGCACGGAACTCTACGACCACCAGTGGGAGCAAAACGAAGAGCGCATCCGCGAACTGCTCGCCGAACGCAGCGACCGCATCACGCTCCCCTTCGACCTAGCCTACGAGGACGCTGCCGACGAACGCGCTGAATTCCCCGTCACCGATGACGTGGAGAAGGACTTCCCGCTGCTCGACGTGGGCTCGACGACTGTCGAGCGCTACGGCGAGGTCATCGAGGACTCGGCGGCGGTGTTCGTCAAGGGCGCCCTCGGCGTCTTCGAGGACGAACGCTTCTCGACGGGGACGGTCGGCGTCCTCGAAACCATCGCGACGACGGACTGCTTCTCGGTCATCGGCGGCGGCGACACCTCGCGGGCCATCGAACTCTACGGCCTCGACGAGGAGTACTTCTCGCACGTCTCCATCGCCGGCGGCGCCTACGTCCGGGCGCTCACCGGCCAGTCGCTTCCCGGCGTCGACGCCTTGACTCGCTCCTGTGAGCGCGTCGAGTCGAGCGTCGACCAGTAGCGGCTGGGGCCGTTCTTTCTGAATCGCGCCGTCGACTCAGTAGTCGATGCCGACGCCCATCGCTTCCTCGGTCGTCGCGCGACTCTCGGCGGCGTCCTCGTCGCCGCGGAGGGCGCGGACGGCGTCGACGTTTTCGGGCACCACGTCGCTCTCCTGGTGAATCGCTTGGAACAGGTAGAGGTCGCGGCCCTCGACGGTGATGGACTCGGACCAGATGCAGTTCTCCCAGAGGTCACCGCGCGGCCGGCCAGCGTCGTGGGCGAACTCCTTGAGCTTGCCCGAGCCGTCGATGTCGGCGCCCGCCGGAATCTGGAACAGGCGCTCCTCGTCGGCGAACAGGTCGCGGACCGCCTCGGCGTCAGCGTCCGATTCCAGCGTCACGTTGACGCTGTGGGTGTGCATCAGCGTCGCCGGCACCTTCATCCCGAGCGTGTCGATGTCGAGGTCCGGGAAGATGGTGTTCACGTCCGGGCCGTGGTGCGAGGGGATGGTCACCGGGTCGGGGAGGATGTCGTCGATGGGGCCGCGCCCGGTCTGGCCGGGGTCGCCGCCGCGCCGAACCAGCGTGACGCGTGCCTTCTCGACGCCGTAGGCCTCCTCAAGCGGCGCGAGGATGCGCGAGAGCCCCGTGGTGTTACAGGAGACGACGCGCGCGGAGTCGGCGCCGACCGCGTTCTCGAAGTTAGCGCGGGCGTTGAAACTCACCTCGGCCACGTCGGCGTCCTCGCCGCCCTGGAAGATGGCGGGCGTGTCGTGGGCCTCGTAGAGGTCGGCGTTCTCGGCGCCGATGCCCGAGGGCGTACAGTCGACCACCACGTCCGACTCGGCGACGAGCTCCTCCACCTCGCCGGCGAGTTCGAGGCCCTCCTCGGCGAACTGGTCCATCCGGTCGGGGATGGCGGCGTAGAGGGGGTAGCCCTTGCGCGCCGCCGTCTCCGCCTCGAAGTTCGGGCGCGTCTTGGCGACGCCGACGAGCTCCATGTCCGGTTGTTCCGTAATCGCGTCAGCCACCCGTTTGCCGATGGTTCCGTAGCCGTTGACGCCGACCTGTGTCATATCGCGGAGTCGCGCGGCGACGGGCATAATCGTTTCGAGCCTCTCTCGTGGCCTACTGGTACGCCATCGCCTGCGCCACCTTCTGCCCCCGGTAGTAGCCGGGGGCGGTCGCGACGGTCGCCGGCTTGATCTCCCCGTCGATGGCTCGGAGGCGGAACTCGGCCTCCGGCAACGACACCCCCTCGGTCATCAGCCGCTCGAAGCGACCCCTCGCCCGCTCCCGGTCGTCCGGGTGGAGGAAATCGGTGAACGACCGGTCCTCCAGGTCCGCGTGCGTGTCGGCGTTGAGAAAGTCGACCGCGGCGTCGTTCGAGTAAAGCAGCGTACCCTCTCGGTCGAAGACGATTATCGGAATCGGTGCCGTATCCACGAGGTTGTGGTAGCGCTCCTCGCTCCGGGTGACCGCCGTCTCCGCGCGATAGGCTCGCACGCTGTTGGTGATGCGGTTGGCGAGCAGCATGTACTGGTCTCTCCCGGACTCCTTCTGGAGGTACTCGGTGACGCCGGCCGACACCGCTCGGCTCGCAATCGACTCCGACCCCCGCCCGGTAAACAGAATGAAGGGGAGCTTCGGGTGGTCGGTGCGGACGGTTTCGAGGAATTCGATGCCGTTCTGGTCGGGCATATCGTAGTCGGAGACGATACAGTCGGCGTCGAGTTCGGCGAGTCGGTCCAACCCCTCGCCGACATTCGTCGCCGTCGTCACCTCGAACCGGTCGTCTTCGCGTTCGAGGAACGTGGCGGCCAGATTCGCAAAGTCCGGTTCGTCGTCGACGTGGAGGACGCGAATCGGGCCATCCATATTCGAATCATTGGACCGTACGACGATAGTGGTTATGGTGGTTGTTATCACATAACATACAATTTCGCTCGGCGGTCGCATCCGGAGGGGAAGGGCTAACCTACGCCCGGCCCTTCCCTCGCCCATGTCCGACGCACTCATACAGGCCGCCGAGACGGCGATTCATCAGTGCATGGCGCTCGACGCCGACGAGTCCTGTGCTGTCGTCACCGACGACAAGCGGCTCCCAATCGGCGAGGCGCTCTACGACGTGGCGAGCACCGTCACCGACGACGCCGTCCTCCTCCGCTACCCGCCGGGCGAGCAACACGGCACCGAACCCCCCGCGCCCGTCGCGGCCGCGATGGCCGACGCCGACGTGGTCCTCGCGCCGACGACCAAGAGCCTGAGTCACACGCGCGCCCGCAAGCGAGCCTGCGACGCCGGTGCTCGCGCCGCCACCCTCCCCGGCATCACCGAGGACGTGATGGTCGCCGGCCTCGACGCCGACTACGAGACCATCGCCCGCCACTGTCGCGAGGTACTCGAACAGGTCGCCGACGCCGACGAGATTCGCGTCACCTCCCCCGAGGGCACCGACTTCACCGTCGAACCCGGCGACCGCGAGTGGCTGACCGACACCGGGATGGTCCACGACGCCGGCGACTTCTCGAACCTCCCCGCGGGCGAGGTGTTCGTCAGCCCCGAGACGGCCTCCGGCACGTACGTCGTCGACGGGACGATGATGCCCCACGGTCTGCTCGAGGAACCGATTCGATTCGAGGTGGAGGACGGCACAGTCACCCACATCTCCGACGACGCCGTGCGCGAACAGGTCGACGCCGGGCGCGAGGCGGTGGGCGACGACGCCGCCAACCTCGCCGAACTCGGGGTCGGAACGAACGTCGGCGTCACCGACCTCGTCGGGTCCGTCCTCTTGGACGAGAAGGCGGCGGGGACGGTCCACATCGCCATCGGCGACGACGCGAGCATCGGCGGCGACACCGAGGCACCGCTACATCTCGACGGCATCCTCCGCCATCCGACGGTGTACGCCGACGGCGAGGCAATCGATCTGCCGAGCGCCGAGTGACGCGAATCCCGGAAGGGCGGACTTTTACCGCCTGACCGGCTACACGTCGGTATGACTCATCCCGGTCCCGACGCGGGCGACCGCGTCGCTCTCGCCTGTCCGTCCTGTTCCGAGCAGACGGTCCACGAGGTACTGAAACCCGGCGGCCACGTCACCGTGCGCTGTACGGAGTGCGACCACGTCCACAAGGAGCGCTACGAGCCGACCCCAGAGATCGAACTCGACGTCGTCGTCTCGCAGGGCGACGAATCGCTGACGGCGACGGTCGACGTCCCGCCCGGCGACACCGTCGAACGCGGCGACGAGTTCGTCGTCGACACCGACGAGGCCATCATGCAGGCGCGCGTCACCGCCATCGAACTCGGCGGCGACCAGCGCGTTGAGGAGGCGACGCTCGAAGACGTCGCGACGCTCTGGACGCGCGCCGTCGACAACGTCCGCGTGAACGTGACCGTCCACCCCAACGACGGCCGACGCGACGAGTCGCGGAGCGTCACCGTCTCCGTGCCCGGCGACCACGAGTTCGTCGTCGGCGAGACGGCCGAGTTCGGCGACGAAGAGTTCGAGATTACGGGCGTGCAGGTCCGCGACGACGCCCCCGAGTATCGCTTCGAGAAGCTCGACCACGAGGGCGACACCGTCTTCGCGAAAGACGTCAAGCGCGTGTACGGCCTCGACGAGACCTCCGCCGCGTGGTCGGCGTGGTGACACGACCCCGAACGCACGCTTCATAAGCGGCCGCACCCAGCCTCCTTCTATGGACCCCGCAGTGTTGCGCGAGGACATGGTCGACGGCCTCGACCACACTCTCGACGACCTCGACGAGTCCCTCGGGGTGGCCATGCGAACGGTCCCCCGGCACGTCTTCGTCGAGGACCGCCCGTACGACAACCGCGCGACCGACCACGCCGGCACGACGGTGCTCGCACCCAAGACGGTCGCCCGACTCCTCGGCGCACTCGATGTCGACGACGACGATTCCGTCCTCGTCGTCGGCGTCGGCGTCGGCTACACGGCGGCGCTACTTGCCGAACTCGTCGGCGCTCGCCGCGTGCACGCCGTCGACATCGCCCGCCGACTCGTTCTCGACGCGCGCCGAAATCTCCGACAGGCCGGCTACGAGGGCGTCCTCGTCGACTGCCGCGACGGCGCCGACGGCCTCCCGGAGTACGCCCACTTCGACCGCATCCTCGTCGAAGCGGCGGCGGTGCGCCCGCCCCGCGCGCTTCTCGACCAGCTCGCCCCCGACGGCCGACTCGTGATGCCGATGGGGACGCCCGACCCGACGCTCGTTGCCCTCGCGCCCGACGACTCGCCCGAGGGCTACGCCGTCGCCGAGGAGTTCGGCCCGGCGACGCTCGCCCCCCTCCTCGTCGACGGCGAACAGGCCGGGGGCGTCACGCGCAACCGGACCGAGCGCGAGGACCGCGAGTTCGGCGAGCAGGGCTACTTCGCGCCCACCGGCTGGGAACACGAGTGGATAGACTGGGACGACCGACTCGACGGCGGCCGCGGCCACCACCGTCGCTAACCGGCTTCATCCTCGCACGACCAACACCTTCGTGTTGCCGCGGCGGTCGACGTAGCCGCTTCCGGCAGGTGGTTTCACCTCGATGACCAGCGTCCCTTCGTCCTGATTCGCGCGGAGCGTCGGCGTCACCGATACGCTCGCGGTCCCGTCCTCGCCCGTCGTCGCCGTCTGCACGCCGTCGAGGTCGGCGCTCCCGGCTTTGACGAGGACCGTCGCGTCCGCGACGGCCGACCCGTCCGCGCCGACGACCGTCAGGTCGATTGAGCCTTGTCCCGGCCCGACAACCTCCGGTTCGGGTCGAACGTCGAGTTCCGTCGTCGACAACCCCTGAATCCCGGTCAGCATGTTCATCATGACGCTCAGACTGGCGACGCCGATGACGAGTGCGA
This DNA window, taken from Haloplanus vescus, encodes the following:
- a CDS encoding ATP-grasp domain-containing protein; the encoded protein is MLRLALTTRAETFDRLQDPLADRGIEVGHLPATGRTIRLDEAPADDFDVGFVYPSQTPAGDALSALYDLPWVNGRDAVLRSRNKGGVVATLGAAGLPVPKTTMVSSPVDEATLVDAVADFDWPVVVKPNSTTRGTGVAKATDIDSLLGIADYLDLIHDYRATGDKTYLLQEYLPDAHDYRVMVVDGEYAGAVERELPADARADGRWKHNVHRGAEATGVDLPNEYRRLAERAAAALDVSYLGVDLLATENRVVVVETNARPTVDVATKYVPDFYDRLAALIKATA
- a CDS encoding 50S ribosomal protein L16 gives rise to the protein MSDKPASMYREIDKPSYTRREYITGVPGSKIAQHNMGDLQADPEDYEVHISLEVEEECQLRHGALEASRLSANRRLLKELGEGNYKMVLRKFPHQVIRENKQATGAGADRVSDGMRQAFGKPVGTAARIQTNETVFTCYCDPEDAPVVKDAFRRAYNKISPPCRIVVEKGEQLLVA
- the ppc gene encoding phosphoenolpyruvate carboxylase, with amino-acid sequence MTLHHRTVRQDVRELGTLLGDVLEAQSSTEAFEAVEDLRTAAIDYRDGSLPSREPLRETLDSLDPELEGATARAFTAYFELINLAEERERVRAIRRDEQEGRIEDSQTETVASLVERDADAETVQRVLDDVLIQPTFTAHPTEANRKTIKAKLRTITTLLESLDERRLTDSERRKSWDQLEAEVTSLWQTPHVRDRAPEPQDEARNVQWYLENTLFDVVGEVYADLEETLSEAYPEVDVPKLFEFRSWAGSDRDGNPAVTVDVTTETLDRQRSVVLDRYRAELKRLSGILSQDAAWITPGERFESSLLADRERFPEVSSEAQERYPHEFYRQKLKLMRERLERVDDVRPGGYDDPDELVDDLEAIDESLRLNDAESIADAYVHPLVRKVETFGFSLASLDLRDHQKNHTEAVDELLSAQGIDYRDRDEDERVEVLTEAIMQDADVVDIASPGDVSDTTARVCERFEALRRWQREYGTDAIDTYCISMTEEPSHVLEVLFLADQAGVVSLPEHSGLDVVPLLETERALDGARRIMGTLFENDAYAAALDCRDNTQEIMLGYSDSNKENGFLAANWSLYRNQRRLARITDEFDVQMRLFHGRGGSISRGGGPMHEAMLALPIETVNGQIKFTEQGEAIAEKYGNPRIAERNLERMLDAQTRARYQSMEGPIKETPDAWTEAMETMSAAARTAYQDLLETEGFIPYFETATPITVIEDLNLGSRPASRSGERTVEDLRAIPWVFSWTQSRCIIPGWYGVATGIDAYLDDGGSMDTLQRMYERWPFFRTTLDNAAQAMTRTDMEIAAEYASLAPEDLRERFFPRIRDEHARAVDLVLDITEREDPLQRQWLRESLERRNPYVDPLNLLQIRLLDRDGRSPSEERTLRLTVKGIAAGMKSTG
- the nucS gene encoding endonuclease NucS, giving the protein MSVTTLHRPAHRDALTHLDDAFQRGDLVTVFGRCTVEYDGRASSSLGPGDRLLLLKPDGSALVHTDEGRTPVNWQPPGCDHFASVRDGRLRVRSVRRSPEELLDVRFERVHHLAAYDVTDPDELDLQGSEADLKEHILATPSRIEPGFEPLATERETDAGPMDIFGEDDAGRPVVVELKRRRVGPDAVGQLRRYVDALEREFGSGREIRGVLVAPSVTDRAKSLLDEEGLEFVALDPTTGRPPADATDAG
- a CDS encoding DICT sensory domain-containing protein, with the translated sequence MGLFELIADVDDEEKTLTVFNPDAGVPAALREHFADRNITIERAASEAGPRNYAVLSRGDEFLAALDVSDVLAERPGVEPGFTRETYDVVLDELDETMFTSYDTQRMVAASKEIEDRAWRGAAGELHAGFQTCGRFASQAEAYDDIARHGTLSVHVYAHPEGSEGVDLPTRPTLHKSTATEIRDTWFVAYDGGGVDTAKCALLAEERAEGSFYGFWTYDPETVDAIIDHLRHTYACPEGAATDGGADDPRDDD
- a CDS encoding CaiB/BaiF CoA transferase family protein; protein product: MDTRVLDDITVVDLTTFVTGGFATLMLANQGAEVIKVERPEAGDDNRHSGPPFVEPDADYDGPGKTADENGESPYFWTINYDKLSVEFNLKTESGLEALYDLVAEADVVIENFRPGTAERLGVGYDDLRDVNDDLIYCSISAFGETGPWSSRPGYDLLVQGTSGIMSVTGPEDGDPVKVGLPQTDLITAMWAAFGVVGALFRRERTGEGDRIELGMHDAALPWLTKQAGKAFVGEEPTRMGTKDPVLAPYQTYPTADGYLNVGCANQKLWGELCEAVGRPDLADDDRFASNPDRVEHMDELEDELSEVFRERTTDEWVELLAEDHGLPVAPVYDVPTALDNEQTDARGVVREIEHPALGTVPVIEHPLNYENASAGFDGAPPLLGEDTEAILGELGYDEGDIDRLRADGAIPDR